Proteins co-encoded in one Coxiella burnetii genomic window:
- a CDS encoding YqgE/AlgH family protein, with protein MVKTNILSNHFLVAMPQLNDFTFTKAVIYVSQHDAKGALGIIINRPLALTLGKVLEHLNIEIAQPQIANHPVLMGGPIGQEHGFIVYEQESPQGAEILLSASKDMLDDIAKNKGPDDFLITLGYAGWEAGQLENEIARNDWLVVPFNRKILFETPLKSRWQKAAALIGVDINQLSGQIGHA; from the coding sequence ATGGTAAAGACCAATATCCTGTCCAATCATTTTCTCGTCGCTATGCCTCAATTAAATGATTTTACTTTTACTAAAGCGGTGATTTATGTCTCCCAACACGATGCGAAAGGCGCTTTGGGAATAATTATTAATAGACCGTTGGCGTTGACTTTAGGAAAAGTTTTGGAACACTTAAATATTGAAATCGCCCAACCGCAAATTGCCAATCACCCTGTTTTGATGGGAGGGCCCATCGGTCAGGAACATGGTTTTATTGTTTATGAACAGGAATCACCTCAAGGAGCGGAAATTTTGCTTTCGGCATCGAAAGATATGTTGGATGACATTGCTAAAAATAAAGGCCCGGATGATTTTTTAATCACACTTGGTTATGCCGGCTGGGAAGCAGGGCAGTTGGAAAATGAGATTGCCCGTAATGATTGGCTAGTGGTGCCCTTTAATCGCAAGATTCTTTTTGAAACTCCTTTAAAAAGTCGTTGGCAAAAAGCAGCGGCGCTCATCGGAGTTGATATTAATCAGCTTTCTGGCCAGATTGGGCATGCCTAA
- the ruvX gene encoding Holliday junction resolvase RuvX has translation MPNQNLIALGFDFGMKRIGVAVGQTVTHSANAIAILKAQDGVPDWEKIKMLIETWHANVLVVGIPYNMDGSEQTLTFAARKFARKLQMRFGLPVSMVDERLTTIEAKRQWYEQGLTKRPQHLDNYAAKLILEQWLQEQKNE, from the coding sequence ATGCCTAATCAAAATCTCATCGCATTGGGATTTGATTTCGGGATGAAACGTATTGGTGTTGCCGTTGGCCAAACCGTAACGCATTCTGCGAATGCGATTGCAATTTTGAAGGCTCAAGATGGCGTTCCCGACTGGGAAAAAATTAAAATGCTCATTGAGACTTGGCATGCGAACGTGCTCGTTGTTGGCATTCCCTACAATATGGATGGCTCCGAACAAACACTTACATTCGCTGCGCGCAAATTCGCGCGCAAATTGCAAATGCGGTTTGGCCTCCCTGTCTCTATGGTTGATGAACGACTCACAACGATCGAAGCGAAAAGGCAGTGGTACGAACAGGGACTGACAAAACGACCCCAACATCTCGATAATTATGCGGCTAAACTTATTCTAGAACAGTGGTTGCAGGAACAGAAAAATGAATGA
- a CDS encoding aspartate carbamoyltransferase: protein MNELPLHLLNMRSLTRDHIEKLIQRANYFLTQGMEKNSVFETLKGHVVANLFFEPSTRTRNSFEIAAKRLGAMVLNPNLKISAISKGETLFDTIKTLEAMGVYFFIVRHSENETPEQIAKQLSSGVVINAGDGNHQHPSQALIDLMTIKQHKPHWNKLCVTIIGDIRHSRVANSLMDGLVTMGVPEIRLVGPSSLLPDKVGNDSIKKFTELKPSLLNSDVIVTLRLQKERHDNSVDIDAFRGSFRLTPEKLYSAKPDAIVMHPGPVNREVEINSDVADNQQSVILQQVRNGVAMRMAVLELFLLRDFRFF from the coding sequence ATGAATGAACTTCCTTTACATTTATTGAATATGCGCTCACTCACGCGCGACCATATTGAAAAACTCATCCAACGGGCGAATTATTTTTTAACTCAGGGCATGGAAAAAAATTCGGTCTTTGAAACATTAAAAGGGCACGTAGTCGCCAACTTATTTTTTGAACCCAGCACACGAACGCGCAACTCCTTTGAAATTGCGGCAAAACGTTTGGGCGCCATGGTTCTTAACCCTAATCTTAAAATTTCGGCAATAAGTAAAGGTGAAACTCTTTTTGATACGATTAAAACTTTGGAAGCGATGGGTGTTTATTTTTTCATTGTACGCCATTCTGAAAATGAAACCCCGGAGCAGATAGCAAAACAATTATCCTCAGGCGTCGTCATCAACGCGGGTGACGGTAATCATCAACATCCCTCACAAGCTTTAATTGATTTAATGACAATAAAGCAACACAAACCCCATTGGAATAAATTGTGCGTCACGATTATTGGCGATATTCGTCATTCTCGCGTGGCAAACTCATTAATGGACGGCTTAGTCACGATGGGCGTTCCGGAAATTCGATTGGTAGGCCCATCGTCATTATTGCCGGACAAGGTCGGGAACGACTCGATTAAAAAATTCACCGAATTAAAACCAAGTCTCCTTAACAGCGACGTTATTGTCACCCTTCGTTTGCAAAAGGAACGCCATGATAATTCTGTCGATATCGATGCTTTTCGCGGATCTTTTCGATTGACACCTGAAAAATTATATTCCGCAAAACCCGATGCCATTGTTATGCATCCGGGTCCCGTCAACCGCGAAGTCGAAATTAATTCTGATGTCGCAGATAACCAACAATCTGTCATCCTTCAACAAGTACGTAACGGC